A genome region from Carya illinoinensis cultivar Pawnee chromosome 2, C.illinoinensisPawnee_v1, whole genome shotgun sequence includes the following:
- the LOC122294875 gene encoding transcription factor MYB2-like isoform X2: MAGHLGWGIIEEEGWRKGPWTAEEDKLLFEYVRLHGEGRWNSVARIVGLKRNGKSCRLRWVNYLRPDLKRGQITPHEESIILELHARWSTIARSLPGRTDNEIKNYWRTHFKKKAKVPSDASKKAKTRLLRKQQFHQQQQQQQQQQQCQQIQQQQQQLQMNQVDMERIMALLDENEHRATSQPQVKHGMTTIFPNTIEEQNYLSSLLHSNLPVPEASNEDIIWDGLWMDDVHGNFNIVASATSRASLHNLVTPFS, from the exons ATGGCAGGCCATTTGGGTTGGGGTATAATAGAAGAAGAGGGCTGGAGGAAGGGACCTTGGACTGCTGAGGAAGATAAATTGCTTTTTGAGTATGTCAGGCTGCATGGTGAAGGACGATGGAACTCTGTTGCTAGGATTGTAG GGTTAAAAAGGAATGGGAAGAGCTGTAGATTGAGATGGGTTAATTATTTGAGGCCAGACCTCAAGAGGGGGCAGATAACCCCTCATGAAGAGAGCATAATTCTAGAGCTGCATGCTAG GTGGTCAACAATTGCTCGAAGCTTGCCAGGAAGAACAGacaatgagataaaaaattacTGGAGGACCCATTTCAAGAAAAAAGCTAAAGTCCCTTCTGATGCTTCTAAAAAGGCAAAAACTCGACTCCTAAGGAAGCAGCAATTTcatcagcagcagcagcaacaacaacaacaacaacaatgtcaacaaatacaacaacaacaacaacagttGCAGATGAATCAAGTGGACATGGAAAGGATCATGGCCCTGCTCGATGAAAACGAGCATAGAGCAACATCTCAACCTCAGGTGAAGCATGGGAtgaccaccattttcccaaacaCCATCGAGGAGCAGAATTATCTTTCCTCCTTGCTCCATAGCAACTTGCCTGTTCCTGAGGCCTCAAACGAGGATATAATATGGGATGGATTGTGGATGGATGATGTCCATGGCAACTTCAATATTGTAGCAAGTGCGACAAGCAGAGCTTCTTTGCATAATCTAGTCACTCCCTTCAGTTAA
- the LOC122294875 gene encoding transcription factor MYB2-like isoform X1 — protein MAGHLGWGIIEEEGWRKGPWTAEEDKLLFEYVRLHGEGRWNSVARIVGLKRNGKSCRLRWVNYLRPDLKRGQITPHEESIILELHARWGNRWSTIARSLPGRTDNEIKNYWRTHFKKKAKVPSDASKKAKTRLLRKQQFHQQQQQQQQQQQCQQIQQQQQQLQMNQVDMERIMALLDENEHRATSQPQVKHGMTTIFPNTIEEQNYLSSLLHSNLPVPEASNEDIIWDGLWMDDVHGNFNIVASATSRASLHNLVTPFS, from the exons ATGGCAGGCCATTTGGGTTGGGGTATAATAGAAGAAGAGGGCTGGAGGAAGGGACCTTGGACTGCTGAGGAAGATAAATTGCTTTTTGAGTATGTCAGGCTGCATGGTGAAGGACGATGGAACTCTGTTGCTAGGATTGTAG GGTTAAAAAGGAATGGGAAGAGCTGTAGATTGAGATGGGTTAATTATTTGAGGCCAGACCTCAAGAGGGGGCAGATAACCCCTCATGAAGAGAGCATAATTCTAGAGCTGCATGCTAGGTGGGGGAACAg GTGGTCAACAATTGCTCGAAGCTTGCCAGGAAGAACAGacaatgagataaaaaattacTGGAGGACCCATTTCAAGAAAAAAGCTAAAGTCCCTTCTGATGCTTCTAAAAAGGCAAAAACTCGACTCCTAAGGAAGCAGCAATTTcatcagcagcagcagcaacaacaacaacaacaacaatgtcaacaaatacaacaacaacaacaacagttGCAGATGAATCAAGTGGACATGGAAAGGATCATGGCCCTGCTCGATGAAAACGAGCATAGAGCAACATCTCAACCTCAGGTGAAGCATGGGAtgaccaccattttcccaaacaCCATCGAGGAGCAGAATTATCTTTCCTCCTTGCTCCATAGCAACTTGCCTGTTCCTGAGGCCTCAAACGAGGATATAATATGGGATGGATTGTGGATGGATGATGTCCATGGCAACTTCAATATTGTAGCAAGTGCGACAAGCAGAGCTTCTTTGCATAATCTAGTCACTCCCTTCAGTTAA